CGTGCCCTCTGCGAGGACTCGCTCACCCCGTTCGGTCGTCCGGTAGACGACTTCGCCGCTGACCGGCTCGATCAACCCGTGTTCGACGAGGACGGCGCAGCGCCGCTCGACGTAGCCCAGGTGCATCCCGAGCCGGTTCGCGACCAGCGCGAGGTAGTCCGGCCGCCGGTCGCTGAGCTGGTGGAGGATCCGTTCGTCGGCCGATCGCAGCCAGTCGGGTCCGGACATCGTTCGTCGCTACTGTATGTGTATTGGTCACACATAACACTGTCGCAAGTCTTGCCGGCCGGGCGGTCATCCCCTCCCCGATTACAGTGACGGCGCGGCGAAGAAGCGGTATCGACTGGACGAGACGCGGTCGGCGACGGAGAGAAAAGGTCGGTGACGCGGCGGGGAACCGGCGGGCCTCAGCAGAGGTTCACGGTGGCGTAGACGTCCCCGCTGCTCGTCACTTCGATGCCGGCGCCGATCCGGCCTGCGTTCTCGTAAAAGAGCCGATCGCGACTGGTCCCCGAAAGCCAGTCCGAGACGATGGCGGCCGCGACGTCGGACTCGTCGTCGAGGAACTTCCCGTCGTGGGTCCGGCCCGCGACGACGTGACCGATCAGTTCGAGTCGGTTGTACCGCGCGTCGACCACGTACGTACCGGGGTCGGACTCGAACTGGCAGGTGTCGAACAGGTCCGCGTTCTCGTAGCGGAGGCGGCTCGTGTTCCCGCCGACGTTGTGGGTGACGCGCCCCTCGTCGGCCATCTCGTTGCTGTGGCCGTGTGCCATCGCGTCGAGCCGGTCGACGACGTTTCCGTCGACTCGCAACGCGGACAGTCCCCGGGACTCGCGCCGCTCGTTGATCAGCGACTTGATCTCGTTGCGGATCTCACCGGCCGAGAACCGCCGTGGGGCGATCGTCGTTCGCTCTGACGGCGGCCGCACCGTCTCGACTTCACCGCCGGGAACCGTCGTCGGATCGTCGGCTGAGCCGCCGCCGTTCTGGCCCTGCTCCCCGCCGTCCGCGGTCGGACTCGTCGCGCCAGCCATGTCGGCGCCGCCGCCGCCTATCTGCATCCCGATGAGCACGCCTACGCCCATG
Above is a genomic segment from Halorientalis sp. LT38 containing:
- a CDS encoding CAP domain-containing protein codes for the protein MVNKAALSVLGVIVLVSMGVGVLIGMQIGGGGADMAGATSPTADGGEQGQNGGGSADDPTTVPGGEVETVRPPSERTTIAPRRFSAGEIRNEIKSLINERRESRGLSALRVDGNVVDRLDAMAHGHSNEMADEGRVTHNVGGNTSRLRYENADLFDTCQFESDPGTYVVDARYNRLELIGHVVAGRTHDGKFLDDESDVAAAIVSDWLSGTSRDRLFYENAGRIGAGIEVTSSGDVYATVNLC